In one Diabrotica virgifera virgifera chromosome 5, PGI_DIABVI_V3a genomic region, the following are encoded:
- the LOC126884966 gene encoding uncharacterized protein LOC126884966 — translation MSKIDKTPCNSDIKVGRAKNLVYLEPPWWPLFIIKVFPFPNETPCIKLFNDYLNALSAESFKLLQENTNIRSNYKKLTECILAKTVIFNRKRVGDVQYLTVETYGRNYDTLNQESFTEALTEVEKIIYKNHRRFVTGDKGSKPVPILFSFQTQKYISLLLKVRQETNVVPETNPYLFANPDSEDRWMSGANTIRKIAINCGAKHPELLTSTRFRKQIATTLQLLALDDDEMEQIATFMGHTKKTHTEFNRLPQDIYQTAKVAKILLLMEKGKGNRYRGKK, via the exons atgagcaaaatcgataaaacaccctgtaactcggatataaaagtcggtagggcaaaaaatttagtatacctagaaccgccttgGTGGCCTCTATTcatcattaaagtatttccgtttcccaatgaaacaccctgtataaagcttTTTAATGACTACTTAAATGCGCTATCAGCTGAATCGTTTAAACTACTTCAGGAAAATACCAATATTAGAAGTAATTATAAAAAATTGACAGAATGTATTTTGGCTAAGACGGTGATTTTTAACCGTAAAAGAGTAGGGGACGTGCAGTATTTAACAGTAGAAACCTACGGGAGGAACTACGATACACTTAATCAAGAAAGTTTTACAGAGGCACTCACTGAAGTTGAAAagattatatataaaaatcataggCGTTTTGTAACTGGAGATAAAGGCTCAAAACCTGTTCCAATTTTATTTTCATTCCAGACGCAAAAATACATTAGCCTTTTACTAAAAGTCAGACAAGAAACCAATGTTGTACCAGAAACCAATCCATATCTTTTTGCAAATCCTGATTCCGAAGATCGCTGGATGTCTGGCGCAAACACAATTAGAAAGATAGCTATTAATTGTGGAGCCAAACATCCAGAACTATTGACATCAACTAGATTTAGGAAACAAATTGCCacgactctgcaattattagccCTCGATGATGACGAAATGGAACAAATCGCCACTTTTATGGGACATACAAAGAAGACACATACCGAGTTTAACAG ACTACCGCAAGATATCTACCAGACTGCTAAAGTAGCCAAGATTCTTTTACTTATGGAAAAAGGCAAGGGAAATCGGTACCGAGGAAAAAAATGA